A stretch of DNA from Candidatus Obscuribacterales bacterium:
CCCATGACAACCATCACTCAGGTAGGTCATAGACCACTCTGGATCGGGGTTGGCGGTGAAGATAATGCCCGGCAAGGAGTTGATCAGTCGCATCAGCTGAGACTGATGGTGAATGATCGTGGCGTAAATCTCCGAGTCAATCGCCCCACCAGCGGGATCAACCCGTTCATCGGCGAACTGGGTACGTAGTTGATCCATCAATCCTGCAGACAAGGGCAACACCTGCACCAGTCCCTGGGTATCACGGTTCATGTCATTAATCATTCAGGATGCATCAGGAGTAAGTGGTCTAAACCGTAGGCTAGCCCTGTATGCCTAAGTCAAGCAAAGGGCGATCGCGAGCGAGCGTCCCTCCAGCAACAAGTGGGGCGGAGGTTGACGTAGACGCGCCTCCCTTGGATACCTACAGTAGATTAGGGAGACGTTGTAGATGCAGCAAAAACTAGATGTGTGGCCAGCATGAGAACCATGGTCTATGCCCCAGAAGACAATCAACCGGATGAACATCTCGATAAACAGTTTGATGAACAATGACGATGTTTGACAGGATCGATGGGGTTGTTCATGGGGGTATGGTCAAGCCTGCTTGTCGTTGGGTGCAACCAGACGCCACCGCTTCGATCAGCTTGCCCCCATCATGCCTAAGTTAAATCATTTCTATCCATAGACCTAGAAACGCTGTAGATTCCTGGCATGACGTTAGACGTTGGCTGATGCCTGATGGTTCATCTTTCGGGCTAGATAGGGCGATCGCTGTCTAACCCTATTCAGAACCATCTCAAACTCTAGGCAATGGAAATGTAATGTTCGTCACCTCTTGGGTATTGCATTGACCTAAGCTATGGTTGCGATCGCCATCCCCACTTACCATCCCCACTTACCATCCCCACCTACCGTTGGCATTCCTACTCCAGAAACCATAACCCAGCTTGTTGGCAAGTTCGGATAGCTACCGCGAATTTCTCCGCAAAACTAGGCAATACTGAAGACACAGATCTTCTAGGGGACAGGTCTCAACACAGATGAATACGACTTAATCTGGAGTTGAGTCAAGTCGACACTAACGCTGTCTCTTCATCGTTTTGCGACCCTATCCCACCTAGAGGACTCTACCAGAATCGTGGGGCTGTTCGTAGCATTTATAGTGGCGAAAGATGAGGGCTTGAACTTCAGCCCGCTCAGTTGTGTTTTATTGTGCAAATAGCTATGGATTTTCAAGGTATAGAGACATCAAGAGTAGACTGGGCAGGAGATTGCCTAGCCATTGGCATCGCTGAAGAGGCGATCGCTCTCAATGACGATCTGATTGCTCTCGATCATGTGCTAGAAGGCGCATTGGCGGAGCTGATTGAGGAAAGCGAGTTCAAGGGCAAGCTAGGCAGCAGTGCTGTTGCGCGGGTGGGTGGACAGAGCGCCATCCGTAAGATAGCGGTGATTGGGTTAGGAAAAACAGACTCCCTTTTGCTGGATCACCTGCGGCGCGGTGCAGCTAGTGCGCTACGGGTGGCAAAGCGCGAAAAATGTCAAACCCTAGGGTTGAGTTTTCCGGTATGGCAGGATAATCCGGCGGCATCCGCCCAAGCCATCACCGAAGGGATGGAACTAGCGGCCAACCAGGATATCCGCTTCAAGTCGTCCTCCGATGGCGCAGACTTAAAACTGAAGCGGGTTGATTTACTCGGCCTGGCAGGACAAGAGGCCGCGATCGCCCGTGCCAAAACCATTTGCCAAGGTGTGATCCTGGCTCGTGAACTAGTGTCGGCTCCCGCCAATGTGGTCACGCCCATTACCCTGGCCGAGACGGCCCAAGCGATCGCCCAAGACCATGGTCTAGACCTGAAAATCCTAGAGCAAGAAGATTGTGAAAAGCTAGGTATGGGGGCATTTCTAGGCGTGGCCCAAGCGTCTGACCTGCCGCCCAAATTTATTCACCTCACCTATCGCCCCAAGGGCACCCCTCGGCGCAAAGTGGCGATTATTGGCAAAGGGCTCACCTTCGATTCCGGTGGACTGAACATCAAGCCCTCGGGCAGCGGCATTGAGATGATGAAAACCGATATGGGTGGTGCCGCTGCCACCCTGGGAGCAGCGAAGGCGATCGCTCTCCTGGAGCCCGACGTGGAGGTTCACTTCATCAGCGCCGCTACGGAAAATATGATCAGCGGTCGGGCCATGCACCCCGGTGATATTTTGACCGCGTCCAACGGCAAAACCATTGAAGTCAACAACACCGACGCAGAAGGCCGCCTCACCCTCGCCGATGCCCTGGTCTATACCGACAAGCTGGGTGTAGACGCCATGGTCGATCTAGCCACCCTCACCGGAGCCTGCATTGTCGCCCTCGGGGATGACGTGGCGGGGCTTTGGAGTGACCAGGATGCGATCGCCCAGGAGTTGACCCAGGCTGCCCAGCAAGCCGGCGAAAAAGTCTGGCGGCTGCCCATGGAGGAAAAATACTTTGATGGGCTCAAGTCGGTTGTGGCCGACATGAAAAACACCGGACCCCGAGCCGGAGGGGCGATCACG
This window harbors:
- a CDS encoding leucyl aminopeptidase, coding for MDFQGIETSRVDWAGDCLAIGIAEEAIALNDDLIALDHVLEGALAELIEESEFKGKLGSSAVARVGGQSAIRKIAVIGLGKTDSLLLDHLRRGAASALRVAKREKCQTLGLSFPVWQDNPAASAQAITEGMELAANQDIRFKSSSDGADLKLKRVDLLGLAGQEAAIARAKTICQGVILARELVSAPANVVTPITLAETAQAIAQDHGLDLKILEQEDCEKLGMGAFLGVAQASDLPPKFIHLTYRPKGTPRRKVAIIGKGLTFDSGGLNIKPSGSGIEMMKTDMGGAAATLGAAKAIALLEPDVEVHFISAATENMISGRAMHPGDILTASNGKTIEVNNTDAEGRLTLADALVYTDKLGVDAMVDLATLTGACIVALGDDVAGLWSDQDAIAQELTQAAQQAGEKVWRLPMEEKYFDGLKSVVADMKNTGPRAGGAITAALFLKQFVTTTPWAHLDVAGPVWTEKEDGYNNPGGTGFAVRTLVNWVLN